In the Leptospira inadai serovar Lyme str. 10 genome, one interval contains:
- the lvrA gene encoding hybrid histidine kinase/response regulator LvrA, with the protein MHSNPDFRLLFESIPGLFLVLDPKLCIVGVSNAYLAATKTEREAILGRGIFEVFPDNPSDPTATGVSNLHDSLKRVLEDKAPNSMAVQKYDIQRPESEGGGFEEKYWSPVNSPVLDPSGNLIYIIHRVEDVTEFVKLKDLGNQQNRLAEELLSRTASMESEIYLRAQEVQKANKQLLHFNEELSQREKELQQLYKRLNEMNQLKSQFFANVSHELRTPLTLILAPIRKLLSKNDFPDKYRSDLEVVERNAQTLLKHVNDLLDVSKVEAGKMNLEYSEIDLSKLLQRIASHFDSVAKEKSISYFVEGPNILSAQVDSAKVERILLNLLSNAFKFVPVGGRVSCLLNAKEDFANIIVSDNGPGVPDSLRDAIFERFRQVNEGDTRSFGGTGLGLSIVKDFVDLHGGRISVSGHSGGGALFEVRIPLKAPTSAFVSTDQYTPISEATVLGTLQEFKNLSETKGTGIVNRNLPRVLVVEDNSEMREYIYETLKGEFNVNLAVNGKDGLEKAVRFTPDLIVTDVMMPIMSGEQMVRELRAIPDLTKTPILLVSAKTEDTLRIRLLQEGGQDYLLKPFAPEELLARARNFIRLKKSVDDLEILNKELEAFSFSISHDLRAPIRGIEGVARFVLEDYSSVLDAEGLRMVNVILSTAVHMSNLVDDLLSFHKVTKLEAKFRNINMLDLVQEVTTTVKNAYPNTEYNLVIEELPSAVGDVSMIRQVWVNLISNAFKYTSKKEKPEIRIGCRRGSEEDTYFVKDNGAGFNDKYSNKLFKVFQRLHSNRDFDGTGVGLAIVERIIRRHGGKVRAEGAVNQGATFYFTLPKIV; encoded by the coding sequence TTGCACTCGAATCCTGATTTTAGACTTCTCTTTGAATCCATCCCCGGTTTATTTTTGGTATTGGATCCGAAACTCTGTATAGTCGGGGTCAGCAACGCGTACCTTGCCGCGACCAAGACCGAACGAGAGGCGATCTTAGGTCGCGGTATATTCGAAGTGTTTCCCGATAATCCGTCCGATCCGACCGCTACGGGCGTAAGTAATCTACATGATTCGTTGAAAAGGGTATTGGAGGACAAGGCTCCGAATTCCATGGCGGTTCAAAAATACGATATTCAACGTCCCGAATCGGAAGGTGGAGGTTTCGAAGAGAAATACTGGAGTCCCGTTAATTCGCCGGTTTTGGATCCCTCCGGAAATCTGATCTATATCATTCATCGAGTCGAGGACGTGACCGAATTCGTTAAGCTTAAGGACTTAGGAAATCAACAAAACCGATTAGCCGAGGAATTATTGTCCCGAACGGCTTCGATGGAATCGGAAATTTATCTACGGGCACAAGAAGTTCAAAAAGCGAACAAACAATTGCTACACTTTAACGAGGAGCTATCCCAAAGAGAAAAAGAACTCCAGCAATTATATAAACGATTAAACGAAATGAATCAGTTGAAATCCCAATTTTTTGCGAATGTAAGCCATGAATTGCGGACTCCGCTAACATTGATACTTGCGCCTATTCGAAAGTTATTGAGTAAGAACGACTTCCCGGACAAATATAGATCCGATTTGGAAGTCGTGGAAAGGAACGCGCAAACTTTATTAAAACACGTCAATGATTTGCTCGACGTGTCGAAAGTGGAAGCGGGTAAAATGAATCTCGAATATTCGGAAATCGATTTGTCGAAGTTGCTGCAAAGAATCGCATCTCATTTCGATTCGGTCGCCAAAGAAAAATCCATTTCCTATTTCGTAGAAGGTCCTAACATTCTATCGGCACAGGTCGATTCGGCAAAGGTCGAAAGAATCCTACTGAACCTTCTTTCCAACGCCTTCAAATTCGTACCGGTTGGCGGCAGGGTAAGCTGTCTATTAAATGCGAAGGAAGATTTTGCCAATATCATCGTTTCGGATAACGGGCCGGGAGTCCCGGACTCGCTTCGCGATGCGATATTCGAGAGATTCCGCCAAGTGAACGAGGGAGACACTCGATCATTCGGAGGAACGGGGCTCGGGCTTTCGATCGTAAAAGACTTCGTCGATTTGCATGGAGGAAGAATCTCGGTATCGGGACATTCCGGCGGAGGAGCTCTTTTTGAAGTTCGGATACCTCTAAAAGCCCCGACTTCCGCTTTCGTTTCGACGGATCAATATACCCCAATTTCGGAAGCTACCGTATTGGGAACGTTGCAGGAATTTAAGAATCTTTCGGAAACTAAAGGGACGGGAATCGTGAATCGAAATCTTCCCCGCGTTCTAGTCGTTGAAGACAATTCCGAAATGAGAGAATACATCTACGAAACTTTGAAAGGGGAGTTCAACGTGAATTTGGCCGTAAACGGGAAGGACGGGCTGGAGAAAGCCGTCCGATTTACACCGGACCTCATCGTTACCGATGTAATGATGCCTATTATGAGCGGAGAGCAAATGGTTCGCGAATTGCGCGCCATTCCCGATTTGACGAAAACTCCGATTCTTCTCGTAAGCGCCAAGACGGAGGACACTTTACGGATTCGTTTATTGCAGGAAGGAGGCCAGGATTATTTACTGAAACCCTTTGCGCCCGAAGAGTTGCTGGCGAGAGCGAGGAATTTTATCAGGTTGAAAAAATCGGTCGACGATTTAGAAATTCTGAATAAAGAACTGGAAGCGTTCAGTTTTTCAATTTCACACGATTTGCGCGCCCCCATTCGCGGTATCGAAGGAGTCGCTAGATTTGTTTTGGAGGATTATTCGAGCGTCTTGGATGCGGAAGGTTTGCGAATGGTAAACGTGATACTGTCCACCGCCGTGCATATGTCCAACCTCGTGGACGACTTGCTCTCCTTTCATAAAGTTACGAAATTAGAGGCTAAATTCCGGAACATTAATATGCTCGATTTGGTGCAGGAAGTTACAACGACCGTAAAAAATGCCTATCCGAATACGGAATATAATTTAGTTATCGAAGAATTGCCCTCCGCCGTCGGAGACGTATCTATGATCCGTCAAGTCTGGGTAAATCTCATCTCGAACGCTTTTAAGTATACCTCTAAGAAAGAAAAACCTGAAATTCGAATCGGCTGTCGTCGAGGTTCGGAAGAGGATACCTATTTCGTAAAGGACAATGGCGCCGGATTCAATGATAAATACTCGAATAAGTTGTTCAAAGTATTCCAGCGTTTGCATTCGAATCGGGATTTCGATGGTACGGGTGTCGGGTTGGCCATCGTCGAGCGTATTATTCGTCGCCACGGCGGAAAGGTTCGCGCCGAAGGTGCCGTCAATCAGGGTGCTACGTTTTACTTCACTCTTCCAAAGATTGTTTAA
- a CDS encoding NHL repeat-containing protein: MLFLLPLAFFAFFGCNQAKPLNVDMSHGSGFLLSLILGNLATNSGGGCAVPRLSTGENATIVLGQSDFVSSGFGAGTSQLHYPQGMTHDSKGGLWVSDTQNQRVIHYPSTIASGGSADIVLGGTSGTGLNQFNNPQAVAVDSAGGIWVADYLNHRILHFPSGVATGGSADIVIGSSGVSGVSTTLLNSPRGVAVEASGGLWVVDTGNNRLLHFSTPLTNGKAADLVLGQTSFTSGGTTSATASTLANPNAVTVDSNGGIWVSDASYHRVLHFTSPFANDMSSDIVLGQSTFGSSTPSTSQSGLWTPTGLATDANGGLWVADYGNRRAIHFSPPFTNGKNGDTVLGELNYTSNNSGNTVSAALLGGPNALTVSPCGQLWVADYSDHRVLYYP, from the coding sequence GTGTTGTTTTTACTCCCGCTGGCTTTTTTTGCATTCTTTGGTTGCAACCAAGCGAAGCCGTTAAACGTGGATATGAGCCACGGAAGCGGATTCTTGCTCTCGCTTATACTTGGAAATCTTGCGACGAATTCCGGAGGCGGATGCGCGGTCCCTCGCCTTTCTACGGGGGAAAATGCGACGATCGTTCTCGGACAGAGCGACTTTGTCAGCAGTGGATTCGGCGCCGGTACTTCCCAATTGCATTATCCGCAAGGAATGACACACGATTCTAAGGGCGGTCTTTGGGTTTCGGATACACAAAACCAAAGGGTGATTCATTATCCCTCGACAATCGCTTCCGGAGGATCGGCCGATATAGTTTTAGGCGGTACTTCGGGAACCGGCTTAAATCAATTCAATAATCCCCAGGCAGTTGCGGTAGATTCTGCGGGCGGTATTTGGGTGGCCGACTATTTAAATCATCGCATTCTGCATTTTCCAAGCGGGGTTGCTACCGGCGGAAGCGCGGATATAGTGATCGGATCAAGCGGAGTTTCCGGAGTGAGTACCACATTATTAAATAGTCCAAGAGGGGTTGCCGTTGAGGCGTCGGGCGGATTATGGGTGGTCGATACCGGGAATAATCGACTCCTGCATTTCTCCACGCCTTTAACCAATGGGAAGGCCGCCGATCTAGTGCTTGGTCAAACAAGCTTTACGTCTGGAGGTACCACTAGTGCGACCGCATCTACATTAGCAAATCCTAATGCTGTAACTGTGGATTCTAACGGAGGGATTTGGGTTTCGGATGCAAGCTATCACCGAGTTCTGCATTTTACATCTCCGTTTGCAAATGATATGAGTTCGGATATCGTTTTAGGACAGTCTACGTTCGGAAGTTCCACGCCTTCGACTTCTCAGAGCGGGCTATGGACGCCCACCGGTCTGGCTACCGATGCGAACGGAGGGCTTTGGGTTGCCGACTACGGGAACCGAAGGGCCATCCACTTTTCTCCTCCGTTTACGAACGGAAAGAACGGAGATACTGTGTTAGGCGAACTGAACTATACATCCAATAATTCAGGCAACACTGTTTCGGCAGCCTTGCTGGGAGGGCCGAATGCTCTTACAGTTTCTCCCTGCGGGCAACTCTGGGTGGCCGACTATAGTGATCACCGAGTTCTTTATTATCCTTAG
- a CDS encoding NHL repeat-containing protein — protein MNQFKPRSVILVALTISLSCKPKHNNNGALLIALLAASAKQSNCTTTPVLTLGESATLVLGQSSFTTSASGTTQNQLKQPSGIAVDSRGGEWVSDATNNRVLHFPNGVASGGNADIVLGQSNFTASSAGTTQSTLTTPQGLAVDSNGGLWVVDSGNHRVLHFPSGVATGGNADLVLGQANYTNGTAATTQSRLSSPHAVAVDSTGGIWVSDGGNNRALHFPSGIVSGGNADLVLGQSNYTTGTGGVTAQNALNDPRGLAVDSNGGIWIAEYANNRVLHFPSGVSSGGNADRVLGQTNYTSSAGQFTRTQISLYQPQGIAVDSSGGIWVGDAGNVRVLHYASGVANGGGADKVLGQSDYTTIGKTGPTADSVGAVAALAMSSCGQLWVGDTTNTRVLYFP, from the coding sequence ATGAATCAATTCAAACCGCGTTCAGTAATTTTAGTCGCTTTAACGATCTCGCTCTCCTGCAAACCTAAGCATAATAACAACGGTGCTTTATTAATCGCACTTTTGGCTGCTTCGGCCAAGCAATCCAATTGTACGACGACCCCCGTTCTAACACTTGGAGAATCGGCTACACTAGTTCTGGGCCAGTCGAGCTTCACAACGTCTGCTTCCGGAACCACGCAAAACCAATTGAAACAGCCGTCGGGAATTGCCGTGGATTCGAGAGGAGGGGAATGGGTTTCCGATGCCACGAATAATCGGGTCCTACACTTCCCAAATGGGGTAGCAAGTGGCGGGAATGCGGATATCGTGCTAGGCCAATCTAATTTTACCGCAAGCTCCGCGGGGACGACTCAAAGCACATTGACGACCCCGCAAGGTTTGGCAGTCGATTCCAATGGAGGACTTTGGGTAGTGGATTCCGGGAACCATAGAGTGCTTCATTTTCCGAGCGGGGTAGCCACCGGCGGGAATGCGGATTTAGTGCTCGGACAAGCCAACTATACGAACGGGACAGCCGCGACCACTCAAAGTAGATTGAGTTCTCCCCATGCGGTAGCTGTCGACTCTACGGGAGGGATCTGGGTCTCTGACGGCGGAAATAATCGAGCGCTTCATTTTCCCAGCGGAATCGTGAGCGGGGGAAATGCGGATTTAGTCTTAGGCCAATCGAATTACACGACCGGAACCGGTGGCGTGACTGCCCAGAACGCCTTGAATGACCCTCGCGGATTGGCAGTGGATTCGAACGGCGGAATCTGGATTGCAGAATATGCGAATAACCGAGTGTTGCATTTCCCGAGCGGAGTATCGAGCGGAGGAAATGCGGATAGAGTTCTCGGTCAGACCAACTATACCTCCAGTGCAGGCCAATTTACTCGTACGCAAATTTCCCTTTACCAACCACAGGGTATCGCCGTCGACTCCAGCGGCGGTATATGGGTAGGCGATGCCGGAAATGTCCGAGTGCTTCACTACGCTAGCGGAGTTGCCAATGGTGGGGGAGCCGATAAGGTTTTAGGGCAATCCGATTATACCACAATCGGTAAAACAGGGCCGACTGCCGACAGTGTGGGTGCGGTTGCGGCTCTGGCCATGAGTTCTTGCGGTCAATTATGGGTGGGGGATACTACCAATACTCGGGTACTCTATTTTCCCTAG
- a CDS encoding Dps family protein — translation MKPNIGIPDKDRDAINKGLQSLLADTYFLYLKTHNYHWNVTGPLFNTLHLMFMTQYTELWNALDLVAERIRSLGYPAPGTYKAFSNLTSLKEEDGVPKAEEMLKNLVEGHEAVIRTARGILPAAESGGDEVTTDLLTQRLEIHEKTAWMLRSMLE, via the coding sequence ATGAAACCAAATATTGGAATTCCGGATAAAGATAGGGACGCGATCAATAAAGGCCTGCAGAGTCTTTTGGCTGATACGTATTTTCTATATCTCAAGACTCATAATTATCATTGGAATGTTACGGGGCCATTGTTCAACACTCTGCATCTTATGTTCATGACTCAATATACGGAGCTTTGGAATGCTCTGGATCTCGTCGCAGAAAGAATCCGATCTCTCGGATATCCTGCTCCGGGAACCTATAAGGCATTTTCAAACCTAACTTCTTTGAAGGAAGAAGATGGGGTTCCGAAGGCGGAAGAGATGCTCAAAAATTTGGTGGAAGGGCATGAAGCGGTTATTCGAACCGCGAGGGGAATTCTTCCCGCTGCAGAATCCGGCGGCGACGAAGTGACAACGGACTTACTGACTCAACGTTTGGAGATTCATGAAAAAACGGCTTGGATGTTACGCAGCATGCTAGAGTAA
- a CDS encoding IPT/TIG domain-containing protein, with protein sequence MGTRSVKKAKGFFKMALIALTALAAGCPVGIFTEFPNQEEVCSFDPLREGIRAVSAASFPQPKLQSLLINGNLSWQNLPNSPIPVPPPTLSPGQTITLKGTGFGAGPDIDYSKIMIGNTRVLETNLTMYEQRLDVAKQVNFEVDTIEDTWGKYILSWTDTEIQFIVPEHTTSGPLIVQVQKRIGYNESLLRPGQAHNVINAQTRRITDESFKQTCDVVSILSDAQATDPLTVSINNPGFGALFSLGEKIFWSYDFNIGIAHTIRNLDWNKIFGYQATDPVTGYIADPALLFGANKANAGEVPSAATDNVYFDPYPQPTPIPGFLGSDPLLKGNTRSSGWAGYRYAEASNPYTGKGEWIGFNCASCHGYRVSFEAAPGNVVTKVIPGLPNPKWSLKWSLLGNFKGVIASEPGPVFDSGTKDVDKTILIYSLPQGSGEHALIRIKGEGSETDNDYQFSPIAIPNVTNYMGIRRSLSHTESYVGFEGSYIHSEEPDGSTGSMRAHELQALTAYMTKLDQYDRPLRQVGLYRWLKYKGKLNGQVGGDPGEGSFAQTGWESYSGVTAAVNRGKTIFQRDCGSCHNDKVGLNSNEKMFRLNEVGRFFTPTIYQRKQQSIRATFLRDMYWVQHRGLLTDGHVRNLEDLVNPDRCTEGSQLYNSYYTVHTATTPALGGPDFPDPYPAHNRKGDVFRVPKSPTDTDTGVKRNRFIERHKYFVSIPGDNNWYYWDYQKMRREYGPDELGTTAPIGMPAAPHPWCTKNTNDVDDLVEYILTL encoded by the coding sequence ATGGGAACGCGAAGTGTGAAAAAAGCGAAGGGATTCTTCAAGATGGCATTGATAGCCTTGACCGCCCTAGCTGCCGGATGCCCCGTGGGAATTTTTACCGAATTCCCCAATCAAGAAGAAGTTTGCAGTTTCGATCCTTTGCGAGAAGGAATTAGGGCGGTATCCGCCGCTTCCTTTCCACAACCAAAATTGCAATCATTACTAATCAACGGAAATCTCTCCTGGCAAAATTTGCCGAATAGCCCGATTCCGGTTCCGCCTCCCACACTCAGTCCGGGACAAACCATCACTCTGAAAGGTACCGGATTCGGAGCAGGACCCGACATCGATTATTCTAAAATCATGATAGGGAATACTAGAGTTTTGGAAACGAATCTGACAATGTATGAACAGCGATTGGATGTCGCCAAGCAGGTGAATTTCGAAGTGGATACTATCGAAGATACCTGGGGCAAGTACATCCTCAGTTGGACGGATACTGAAATTCAATTTATCGTTCCGGAACACACCACTAGCGGACCATTAATCGTACAAGTTCAAAAGAGAATCGGATACAACGAATCCCTTTTAAGACCCGGACAAGCCCATAATGTAATCAACGCGCAAACGAGAAGGATCACCGATGAGAGCTTCAAACAAACCTGCGACGTTGTTTCCATCCTGAGCGACGCTCAAGCCACCGACCCGTTGACGGTAAGCATCAATAATCCGGGTTTCGGAGCATTATTCTCGCTAGGTGAAAAGATTTTTTGGTCCTATGATTTTAATATCGGTATCGCTCATACTATTCGGAATCTGGATTGGAATAAAATTTTCGGATACCAAGCCACCGATCCGGTTACGGGTTATATCGCCGATCCCGCATTATTATTCGGGGCAAACAAAGCCAATGCCGGCGAAGTTCCTTCCGCAGCGACCGATAACGTTTATTTCGACCCGTACCCTCAACCCACTCCTATACCCGGATTTTTGGGATCGGATCCGCTATTGAAAGGAAATACCAGAAGCAGCGGTTGGGCAGGTTATCGTTACGCGGAAGCCTCCAATCCTTATACCGGCAAAGGGGAATGGATAGGATTTAACTGTGCGTCCTGTCACGGCTATAGAGTCAGTTTCGAAGCGGCACCGGGAAACGTAGTCACGAAAGTGATACCGGGACTTCCGAATCCTAAATGGTCTTTGAAATGGTCTCTATTAGGAAATTTTAAAGGTGTTATAGCAAGCGAACCCGGCCCCGTTTTCGACTCCGGTACTAAGGATGTGGATAAGACGATTCTAATCTATTCCTTACCGCAAGGCTCCGGAGAGCATGCATTAATTCGGATAAAAGGAGAAGGCAGCGAAACGGACAACGATTACCAGTTCTCTCCGATCGCAATTCCTAACGTTACCAATTACATGGGGATTAGACGATCACTCTCCCACACGGAATCGTACGTCGGATTCGAAGGTTCTTACATACATTCGGAGGAGCCGGACGGGTCCACCGGCTCGATGCGTGCTCATGAACTGCAGGCGCTGACCGCGTACATGACTAAACTCGATCAGTATGATCGTCCTCTCCGGCAAGTCGGATTATATCGTTGGTTAAAATACAAAGGAAAACTGAACGGCCAAGTCGGAGGAGACCCCGGAGAAGGAAGCTTCGCGCAAACCGGATGGGAATCATATTCTGGCGTCACTGCGGCAGTCAATCGAGGCAAGACGATTTTTCAGCGGGATTGCGGGAGTTGTCATAACGATAAAGTGGGCCTGAACTCCAACGAAAAGATGTTTCGATTAAACGAAGTCGGTAGGTTTTTCACTCCCACCATTTATCAACGAAAACAGCAATCGATCCGGGCGACTTTCTTACGGGATATGTACTGGGTTCAACACCGAGGCTTGCTGACCGACGGTCATGTTAGAAACTTGGAAGATCTAGTCAATCCTGACCGATGCACGGAAGGATCGCAACTGTACAATTCCTACTATACCGTTCATACTGCCACGACGCCTGCGTTAGGCGGGCCCGACTTCCCGGATCCGTACCCTGCCCATAATAGAAAAGGGGACGTGTTTCGAGTTCCGAAATCTCCCACCGACACGGATACCGGCGTTAAGAGAAATCGATTCATCGAAAGACATAAGTACTTCGTATCGATTCCCGGAGACAATAATTGGTATTACTGGGATTATCAAAAGATGAGACGAGAATATGGTCCCGATGAATTAGGAACGACTGCGCCGATCGGAATGCCGGCTGCTCCCCATCCTTGGTGCACTAAGAATACTAACGATGTGGATGATTTGGTAGAGTATATCCTCACACTCTAA
- a CDS encoding AraC family transcriptional regulator: MLNSGLGVAIIYFGSGLSFLLAVQRILTRQKGREDRLAAVLFAALGIILFSSGNVVKEVDQTYPHSIFLLLTSFSTVGPLTLLYTRSLLYPNQALDRDVRLHFIVPGIFLILELFFFARPIPVIIADLKEFRTIRFRHYLAFSFLITTLLTTGYFLVRYRMLLTVFSVKEIRPQIRFILTLATVTVCAMYSLIFGFMVGWNGLFEIGGMLVTLTVILLFLAPARYPNFFAPLTREVRRKKYEKSLLVGLDLALLELRMDELMREGKLYRDPDLTLHSLADDLEIKPYQLTEFLNEHLQVGFYNYINRFRIDEAVALLSENPEKDILSICYFVGFNSKSSFNDAFRKMTGETPSQLRRTRFEKNKVSPKSRVAKPVEL, from the coding sequence ATGTTAAATTCCGGGTTGGGGGTTGCGATCATCTATTTCGGCTCCGGCCTTTCATTTCTACTCGCCGTTCAGCGAATTCTAACCAGACAAAAGGGGCGAGAGGATAGGCTGGCGGCGGTTCTATTTGCCGCTCTAGGTATTATTCTTTTTTCCTCCGGCAATGTCGTGAAGGAGGTGGACCAGACGTATCCACATTCCATTTTTCTATTGCTCACTTCTTTTTCAACGGTCGGCCCTCTGACTCTTTTATACACGCGTTCCCTCCTTTACCCGAATCAAGCGTTGGATCGTGACGTCCGATTGCATTTCATTGTACCGGGGATTTTTCTGATCTTGGAGCTTTTTTTCTTTGCTAGACCGATTCCGGTGATAATCGCCGATTTAAAGGAATTTAGGACGATTCGATTTCGACATTATCTGGCCTTTTCATTCCTGATAACCACCTTGCTGACTACAGGATATTTTCTAGTCCGTTATCGAATGCTATTAACCGTATTTTCCGTAAAAGAAATCCGTCCTCAAATCCGTTTCATTTTGACTTTGGCAACCGTCACGGTTTGTGCGATGTACTCTCTTATTTTCGGATTTATGGTAGGTTGGAACGGACTGTTTGAAATCGGCGGGATGCTTGTTACGCTGACCGTTATTCTGCTCTTTCTCGCCCCTGCCAGATATCCTAATTTTTTTGCGCCCTTAACACGCGAAGTTCGCCGAAAGAAATACGAAAAATCCCTGCTAGTCGGACTGGATTTAGCTCTGCTCGAACTGAGAATGGACGAGTTGATGCGGGAAGGGAAATTGTACAGAGATCCGGATTTAACGCTGCATAGCCTTGCCGACGACCTGGAAATCAAACCGTATCAGCTTACCGAATTCCTGAACGAGCATTTGCAGGTAGGCTTTTATAATTATATTAACCGGTTTCGAATCGACGAAGCGGTCGCCTTACTTTCGGAAAATCCCGAAAAGGACATTCTTTCCATTTGTTATTTTGTCGGATTCAATTCGAAGTCTTCGTTTAACGATGCGTTTAGGAAGATGACAGGCGAAACGCCGAGTCAACTTCGTCGAACACGATTCGAAAAAAATAAAGTGTCTCCCAAATCTCGTGTCGCCAAGCCGGTCGAACTTTAG
- a CDS encoding peptidoglycan recognition family protein: MLNRKYAFILAILFYQCASEQSIDPQSSRPSDKESVLPIQTFLPSIEHFGGLVSNRWNIRTKGILLHHTRGLSLEDYIRKSATGGWLVHYLVDRNGKIYGVEEAGKIQVKAAPKMDESVIHIAWEGNREDVLKRSAQKKALFNLVQKLAREYKIPFTNYDIDSRNGIFTHTQAKKRFGRFLDGGDCGNENVIKVLLDESGGKYYSELEWKDRFGPDWVLRKERPFSGPSGEPLEPTYDRGRGVTPTPKAELESIEKTKDGLLPEERRLRYNYRGAITADCVVLHFTAIPDYNLTLKVLEKRNLSATFLADTDGKVYQLLDHHLHMAAAATGTNRNCFQVEIVGKDTEMLLANPLQSDAVARLVKELSQKYDFPLDNKAIELLKGVYSHTQAKKKWGGSIFLDAQDFDPGEPYMKKILDLVGGKFYSEKDWQDRNSDNWILLFTEFQP; this comes from the coding sequence ATGTTGAATCGTAAATACGCTTTTATACTCGCAATTCTATTCTATCAATGTGCATCGGAACAATCCATAGACCCTCAATCATCAAGGCCCTCTGACAAGGAATCGGTTTTGCCTATACAAACATTTCTTCCTTCTATCGAACATTTCGGGGGTTTAGTATCGAATCGCTGGAATATTCGGACAAAGGGAATCTTGCTTCACCATACGAGGGGACTTAGCCTGGAGGATTATATCCGCAAGAGTGCGACTGGCGGTTGGCTCGTTCATTATCTGGTGGATAGAAACGGAAAAATCTACGGGGTAGAGGAAGCGGGGAAAATCCAGGTAAAAGCCGCACCGAAAATGGATGAGAGCGTGATTCATATCGCCTGGGAAGGCAACCGCGAAGATGTACTCAAACGTTCCGCGCAAAAAAAGGCATTATTCAATTTGGTCCAAAAGCTTGCAAGAGAATACAAAATCCCATTCACAAATTATGATATAGATTCCCGAAACGGAATTTTCACCCATACGCAGGCTAAAAAACGATTCGGTCGATTTCTGGACGGAGGCGACTGCGGAAATGAAAACGTAATCAAGGTTCTTCTGGACGAATCGGGGGGAAAATATTACTCGGAACTGGAATGGAAAGATCGATTCGGTCCCGATTGGGTATTGAGAAAAGAGCGCCCTTTTTCGGGGCCTAGCGGGGAACCCTTGGAACCGACCTATGATAGAGGGAGAGGAGTTACCCCGACTCCGAAAGCGGAATTAGAGTCGATAGAAAAAACGAAAGACGGCCTCCTCCCGGAAGAACGTCGCCTACGATATAATTATCGAGGTGCAATCACCGCGGACTGCGTGGTTTTGCATTTTACCGCAATTCCCGATTATAATCTTACGTTAAAAGTATTAGAAAAACGGAATCTATCTGCGACTTTCCTTGCGGATACGGACGGGAAGGTCTATCAACTTTTGGATCACCACTTGCATATGGCCGCAGCCGCGACCGGAACGAATAGAAATTGTTTTCAAGTCGAGATCGTAGGTAAAGACACGGAAATGCTCTTAGCAAATCCGCTTCAATCGGATGCGGTCGCCAGGCTCGTAAAAGAACTTTCGCAAAAATACGATTTCCCTTTGGACAACAAGGCGATCGAACTGCTAAAAGGAGTGTATTCGCATACCCAGGCAAAAAAGAAATGGGGAGGCTCGATTTTCCTGGACGCGCAAGATTTTGATCCGGGCGAACCGTATATGAAAAAGATTCTAGACCTGGTCGGAGGCAAATTTTATTCGGAGAAAGATTGGCAGGACAGAAACAGCGATAATTGGATCCTGCTTTTTACGGAATTCCAGCCCTAA
- a CDS encoding tetratricopeptide repeat protein, with amino-acid sequence MLPSVATGKETRFFKFFPLSKIGLCILLSHFSFCASVQSLWKPNDSFIKSLELPNWVLESSIKLRVFNDTPNTANPEDALPEDDIAFYSNNARVLMAASPAAMKDIYKMAGCLDGTELVTIRGNKITENQEDIWYGICRSGAQDTVVFKVFDMGNDNLYRLYEDELLPNWEEARKIVQANPEKAMRLANKLIEHEPSHPGARRLLGSLYLKAGYCPGAIRNYRIYLRIMPRTPEKEKIDSLVNKSCKDSLIPKKKEQKEFSEDLPNLGE; translated from the coding sequence ATGTTACCCTCTGTGGCAACCGGAAAAGAGACTCGATTCTTCAAATTCTTCCCTTTATCAAAGATCGGACTCTGCATCCTCCTTTCTCATTTTTCGTTTTGCGCTTCCGTTCAATCCCTCTGGAAACCCAACGATTCCTTTATTAAGAGCTTGGAATTACCGAACTGGGTGTTGGAGTCTTCCATCAAGCTTAGGGTCTTCAACGATACGCCGAACACCGCAAACCCGGAGGACGCTCTGCCGGAAGACGATATCGCATTTTATTCCAATAATGCCCGGGTATTAATGGCGGCTTCCCCCGCAGCAATGAAGGATATCTATAAGATGGCGGGTTGTTTAGACGGAACGGAATTGGTTACGATCCGTGGAAACAAAATCACCGAAAATCAGGAAGATATCTGGTATGGAATTTGTCGAAGCGGCGCCCAGGATACTGTAGTATTCAAAGTATTCGATATGGGGAACGATAATCTTTATCGTCTCTACGAGGATGAACTCCTACCCAACTGGGAGGAAGCGAGAAAAATCGTTCAGGCAAATCCGGAAAAGGCCATGCGACTGGCCAATAAATTGATCGAACATGAGCCTTCGCATCCGGGAGCTCGAAGACTGCTAGGAAGCTTGTATTTAAAAGCGGGTTACTGTCCCGGAGCCATTCGCAATTATCGAATCTATCTCAGAATCATGCCCAGGACTCCGGAAAAAGAAAAGATAGATTCTCTCGTGAACAAATCTTGTAAGGATAGCTTGATACCTAAGAAAAAAGAACAGAAGGAATTTTCCGAGGACCTGCCGAATTTAGGCGAGTAG